From a region of the Agrobacterium tumefaciens genome:
- a CDS encoding FadR family transcriptional regulator — protein MYNAVPHDTGLVSSAIGAITRHIRENELAPGAKLPSELSLSQQLGVSRTVVREAFRSLSAMRLIDVSPGKRATVATLDHGAMSLMFEHGIHTEQINIQQIYDVRRTIEVRTVTLAALRRTDEEALIILGHANAMKSDFGHNDRVMEHDLAFHLAIARASKNPVFELILGAFQNVTRQTWPIGWKSRTSDDQRRAAGELHIAIGQAIAAGDPQTAATLMARHFDESVHALLAAGIA, from the coding sequence ATGTATAACGCAGTTCCGCACGACACAGGCTTGGTCAGCAGCGCCATTGGCGCAATCACACGCCATATTCGCGAAAATGAGCTTGCGCCCGGCGCAAAGTTGCCAAGTGAGCTTTCGCTGTCGCAGCAGCTAGGCGTTTCGCGCACGGTGGTGCGTGAGGCATTTCGTTCGTTGTCGGCCATGCGGCTGATCGACGTCAGCCCTGGGAAAAGGGCGACGGTTGCAACGCTCGATCACGGCGCCATGTCGCTGATGTTCGAACACGGTATTCACACCGAGCAGATCAACATCCAGCAGATCTATGACGTCCGTCGGACAATCGAAGTCAGAACCGTCACGCTCGCGGCGCTGCGAAGAACCGATGAAGAAGCGTTGATCATTCTCGGCCACGCCAATGCGATGAAAAGTGACTTCGGTCACAATGACAGGGTGATGGAACATGACCTTGCCTTCCACCTTGCAATTGCGCGCGCATCCAAGAACCCTGTCTTTGAATTGATCCTCGGCGCCTTCCAGAATGTCACGCGTCAGACCTGGCCGATCGGCTGGAAAAGCCGGACATCGGATGACCAGCGCCGCGCGGCGGGTGAGCTTCACATCGCTATCGGTCAGGCTATTGCCGCAGGCGACCCTCAGACAGCCGCGACGCTGATGGCGCGGCACTTCGACGAAAGCGTGCACGCCCTTCTGGCGGCAGGCATCGCATAA
- a CDS encoding MarR family transcriptional regulator, with the protein MSKDTADRVDQILAQWRKERPDLDVGPMGVLGRLRRLSIHLGREVETVLLKHGLSSSAFDVLATLRRAGAPYQLSPGDLLAMTMVSSGTMTNRIDQLEKAGLVERVHNPQDRRSVLISLTDKGFSVVEDAVNAHVDNQHRLLAPLDEKEQAALDTLLKRFLREFE; encoded by the coding sequence ATGAGCAAAGACACAGCTGATCGCGTCGACCAGATCCTGGCGCAATGGCGCAAGGAAAGACCCGACCTCGACGTTGGACCTATGGGTGTTCTCGGACGGCTACGCCGCCTCAGCATTCACCTCGGCCGCGAAGTGGAGACCGTGCTGTTGAAACACGGACTGTCCTCTTCCGCCTTCGATGTGCTTGCGACCTTGCGCCGCGCGGGCGCGCCTTACCAGTTGTCACCCGGCGATCTGCTGGCGATGACTATGGTCAGCTCTGGCACCATGACCAATCGTATCGACCAGCTCGAAAAGGCTGGCCTTGTGGAACGCGTTCACAACCCGCAAGACCGCCGCAGCGTGCTGATATCGCTTACCGACAAAGGCTTTTCCGTCGTTGAGGACGCCGTGAATGCCCATGTCGACAACCAGCACAGACTGCTCGCCCCGCTCGATGAAAAGGAGCAGGCAGCCCTTGATACGCTGTTGAAACGTTTCCTGCGCGAGTTCGAATAA
- a CDS encoding EamA family transporter, producing the protein MKINSTSTADILLTALAPAVWGSTYFVTTEFLPQGYPLHVAMLRALPAGLLLLLLVRTLPHGKWWARSLLLGALNFSFFWAMLFVSAYRLPGGVAATVGAVQPLIVIVLSRVFLDTAVRKLAVVAGLIGMAGVGLLVLTPGAALDGIGILAGLAGAASMAFGTVLTRKWKPPVSSLTFTAWQLTAGGILLVPVALLVEPALPSLTVANISGMAYLGLVGAALTYLLWFRGLSRIEPSAAASLGFLSPVVATLLGWLTLGQSLAPTQIVGFVMVLVSVWLSQKSQMPPKIIEVVMPTRPYA; encoded by the coding sequence ATGAAGATTAATTCCACATCCACCGCCGATATCCTGCTGACGGCTCTCGCCCCGGCTGTCTGGGGCAGCACCTACTTCGTCACGACGGAGTTTCTGCCGCAGGGATATCCCCTGCATGTCGCCATGTTGCGAGCGCTTCCCGCTGGCCTGCTCTTACTGTTGCTGGTGAGAACTTTGCCTCACGGAAAATGGTGGGCACGCAGCCTTCTGCTTGGCGCGCTGAATTTCTCATTTTTCTGGGCAATGTTGTTCGTTTCGGCCTATCGACTGCCGGGTGGTGTGGCAGCCACTGTCGGCGCGGTGCAGCCACTGATCGTCATTGTGCTGTCGCGGGTCTTTCTCGATACAGCGGTCCGAAAGCTCGCAGTCGTGGCTGGCTTGATCGGCATGGCTGGTGTGGGTCTTCTTGTGCTGACGCCGGGCGCTGCGTTGGACGGTATCGGTATTCTAGCAGGACTGGCTGGCGCTGCGTCCATGGCATTCGGAACGGTATTGACGCGCAAGTGGAAGCCACCGGTCTCCAGCCTCACCTTCACGGCATGGCAGTTGACCGCAGGCGGCATTTTGCTTGTTCCGGTGGCATTGTTGGTCGAGCCCGCTTTACCGTCGCTGACTGTCGCCAACATCTCTGGCATGGCCTATCTTGGCCTTGTTGGTGCCGCGCTGACATATCTTCTGTGGTTTCGCGGGCTTTCCCGCATCGAGCCTTCCGCCGCCGCCTCTCTCGGTTTTTTAAGCCCGGTGGTTGCGACGCTGCTCGGATGGTTGACGCTTGGTCAGAGCCTTGCGCCAACGCAAATTGTCGGTTTCGTCATGGTGCTGGTCAGCGTCTGGCTCAGTCAGAAAAGCCAGATGCCGCCCAAAATCATAGAGGTGGTTATGCCCACTCGCCCTTACGCATGA
- a CDS encoding aminopeptidase, translated as MTVSPIDPVKLEKLAEVAIKVGLQLQKDQDLVITAPMAALPLVRLLTKHAYMAGSGLVTTFYSDEETTLARYRHASDANFDRASSWLYEGMAKAYANGAARLAIAGDNPMLLANEDPAKVARANKANSTAYKPALEKISNFDINWNIISYPNPSWAKQVFPDLPEDEAVKKLADAIFAASRVDLADPVAAWADHNANLAKRSKWLNGERFASLHFTGPGTDVTIGLADGHEWHGGASTAKNGVTCNPNIPTEEVFTTPHALRVDGYVSSTKPLSHQGTLIDDIQVKFEGGRIVEAKASKGEAVLNKVLDTDDGARRLGEVALVPHSSPISASGILFYNTLFDENASCHIALGQCYSKCFLDGASLTPEQITAQGGNSSLIHIDWMIGSNKVDIDGIKPDGSKVAVMRKGEWA; from the coding sequence ATGACCGTTTCCCCCATCGATCCCGTCAAACTCGAAAAACTCGCAGAAGTTGCCATCAAGGTTGGCCTGCAATTGCAAAAAGATCAGGATCTGGTGATTACCGCGCCAATGGCGGCACTGCCGCTGGTGCGCCTTTTGACGAAACACGCCTATATGGCTGGCAGCGGTCTCGTCACCACCTTCTATTCCGATGAGGAAACCACGCTTGCACGCTATCGCCATGCAAGCGATGCGAATTTCGACAGGGCCTCGAGCTGGCTTTACGAGGGCATGGCCAAAGCTTACGCCAATGGCGCTGCGCGTCTGGCGATTGCCGGTGACAACCCGATGCTGCTGGCCAACGAAGATCCGGCCAAGGTCGCACGTGCCAACAAGGCCAACTCCACCGCCTATAAACCGGCGCTCGAGAAGATTTCCAACTTCGACATCAACTGGAACATCATCTCCTATCCGAACCCATCCTGGGCAAAACAGGTCTTCCCTGACCTGCCGGAAGATGAGGCCGTAAAGAAACTGGCCGACGCCATCTTCGCCGCGTCGCGTGTCGATCTTGCCGATCCGGTTGCCGCATGGGCCGACCACAACGCCAATCTTGCAAAGCGTTCGAAATGGCTCAATGGCGAACGGTTCGCCTCGTTGCATTTCACCGGCCCCGGCACCGATGTAACGATCGGCCTTGCAGATGGACATGAATGGCACGGTGGCGCCTCCACTGCGAAAAACGGCGTAACCTGCAACCCGAACATTCCAACCGAGGAAGTCTTCACCACGCCGCACGCGTTGCGTGTCGATGGATATGTTTCCAGCACCAAGCCCCTCTCACATCAGGGTACGCTGATTGATGACATTCAGGTGAAATTCGAAGGTGGACGCATTGTCGAAGCCAAGGCTTCCAAGGGCGAAGCGGTGCTGAACAAGGTTCTCGATACCGATGACGGCGCACGACGGCTCGGTGAGGTGGCGCTCGTTCCGCATTCTTCGCCGATCTCCGCCAGCGGTATTCTCTTCTATAACACGCTGTTTGACGAAAACGCCTCCTGCCACATTGCACTGGGTCAATGCTATTCGAAGTGCTTCCTTGATGGCGCCTCATTGACACCCGAGCAGATCACGGCACAGGGTGGCAACTCCAGTCTCATCCACATCGACTGGATGATCGGCTCCAACAAGGTCGACATCGACGGTATCAAGCCTGACGGATCGAAAGTGGCTGTCATGCGTAAGGGCGAGTGGGCATAA
- the ybaK gene encoding Cys-tRNA(Pro) deacylase, protein MSKSTRATQMLVKVGVSFTTVTYEYDPNADRIGLQAAEAIGEPPHLVLKTLMAEVDGKPVCVVVPSDREVSMKKLAVAFGGKSANMMKPADAERATGYHVGGISPFGQKKLVPTAIEAEAMDHGYVYMNGGQRGLQIRLSPQDAMKALKAEAAPLVSD, encoded by the coding sequence ATGTCGAAGAGCACACGCGCCACCCAGATGCTCGTGAAAGTCGGCGTCTCATTCACCACGGTCACTTATGAATATGACCCGAATGCCGATCGTATCGGTCTTCAGGCTGCCGAGGCTATCGGCGAGCCACCTCACCTCGTGCTGAAGACCCTGATGGCCGAGGTCGATGGCAAGCCGGTCTGCGTTGTCGTGCCTTCCGACCGCGAGGTCAGCATGAAGAAGCTGGCTGTAGCCTTCGGCGGCAAATCCGCCAACATGATGAAACCCGCTGATGCCGAACGCGCCACGGGATATCATGTGGGAGGCATCAGTCCTTTCGGCCAGAAGAAACTCGTGCCGACCGCCATCGAGGCGGAGGCCATGGATCACGGCTATGTCTACATGAATGGTGGGCAACGCGGCCTGCAGATCAGGCTCTCGCCTCAGGACGCAATGAAGGCACTCAAAGCCGAAGCTGCGCCGCTCGTCAGCGATTGA
- a CDS encoding ArsC family reductase: MTVTIFGIKNCDTMKKARTWLEANGTEYAFHDYKASGIDKVHLESWCDAAGWETVLNRAGTTFKKLDDADKADLTREKAISLMLAQPSMIKRPVLEAKGKITVGFKPETYAALFG; encoded by the coding sequence ATGACCGTCACCATCTTTGGCATCAAGAATTGCGACACGATGAAGAAAGCCCGGACATGGCTTGAAGCGAACGGCACCGAGTACGCCTTCCACGACTACAAGGCGTCGGGTATCGACAAGGTGCACCTTGAAAGCTGGTGTGATGCAGCAGGATGGGAAACAGTTCTCAATCGGGCTGGCACGACGTTCAAGAAGCTTGATGATGCCGACAAGGCCGACCTGACGCGCGAGAAGGCAATCTCGCTGATGCTCGCACAACCATCGATGATCAAGCGTCCGGTGCTTGAGGCAAAGGGCAAGATCACCGTCGGCTTCAAGCCGGAAACCTATGCAGCCCTGTTCGGCTGA
- a CDS encoding 2'-5' RNA ligase, whose protein sequence is MLKPPQPLSEQIFADACRHAEGRTRRKAYPADLLHITLFCVGCFGAIPESLISRIRKAMDGISGRPFPVTLDRCAVFGNRSSHVLKSSQDIPEIEGLARLLQRQLRRRNLPFVPFQPVVPHITTIYGCGKIDTMSIEQPYHWTADDFVLVYSHNGLTRHDELGRWSLSAQANDYERPARQLILQGSDIQSHSASDV, encoded by the coding sequence TTGTTAAAGCCGCCGCAGCCGTTGAGCGAACAGATTTTTGCGGACGCGTGCCGCCATGCGGAGGGCCGTACACGCCGGAAAGCCTACCCTGCCGACCTGCTGCACATCACGCTCTTTTGCGTCGGATGTTTTGGGGCAATTCCCGAAAGTTTGATCAGCAGAATCCGCAAGGCGATGGACGGGATCAGCGGCCGGCCATTTCCCGTGACCCTAGACAGATGTGCTGTCTTCGGCAACCGCAGCAGCCATGTCCTGAAAAGCAGTCAAGACATCCCCGAAATTGAAGGCCTTGCGAGACTTCTTCAGCGGCAGCTACGGCGACGCAACCTGCCATTTGTGCCATTCCAGCCGGTCGTTCCGCACATCACGACGATTTACGGATGCGGGAAGATCGACACGATGTCGATTGAGCAACCCTATCATTGGACAGCGGACGATTTTGTGCTGGTTTATAGCCACAACGGGCTGACGCGACACGACGAGTTGGGACGATGGTCGCTATCCGCGCAAGCGAACGATTACGAGCGACCTGCACGACAACTTATCTTGCAAGGCTCTGACATACAGAGCCACTCGGCATCGGATGTATAA
- the guaA gene encoding glutamine-hydrolyzing GMP synthase, with translation MTQIAHPDSILIIDFGSQVTQLIARRVREAGVYCEIHPFQNAAEAFEKLQPKGVIFSGGPASVTAEGSPRAPQAVFDAGIPILGICYGQQTLCTQLGGVVEGGHAAEFGRADIDIKKASPLFEGFWDVGGSYPVWMSHGDRVTQLPEGFEVAATSENAPFAIAVNEERRYYTTMFHPEVVHTPDGAKLLSNFVHKIVGLKSDWTMSAYRAEMIRKIREQVGTERVICGLSGGVDSSVAAVLIHEAIGDQLTCIYVDHGLMRMAESEQVVGMFRDHYNIPLVHVDASDLFLTELAGVSDPEVKRKTIGRLFIEVFEAEAAKIAADGKGAPSFLAQGTLYPDVIESVSFSGGPSVTIKSHHNVGGLPERMNMKLVEPLRELFKDEVRALGRELGLPDSFIGRHPFPGPGLAIRCPGAVTREKLDILRKADAIYLDEIRKAGLYDTIWQAFAVLLPVQTVGVMGDYRTYDFVCALRAVTSVDGMTADFYPYDMNFLGRAATRIINEVKGINRVVYDVTSKPPGTIEWE, from the coding sequence ATGACCCAGATAGCCCATCCCGACAGCATTCTCATCATCGATTTCGGCAGCCAGGTGACGCAGCTTATTGCGCGCCGTGTACGCGAAGCCGGCGTCTATTGTGAAATTCACCCGTTCCAGAACGCAGCGGAAGCTTTTGAGAAGTTGCAGCCGAAAGGCGTGATCTTCTCCGGCGGCCCGGCATCGGTAACGGCTGAAGGCAGCCCCCGCGCACCGCAGGCGGTATTTGATGCCGGCATTCCGATCCTCGGCATCTGCTACGGCCAGCAGACACTCTGCACCCAGCTTGGCGGTGTCGTGGAAGGTGGTCACGCCGCAGAATTCGGTCGCGCCGACATCGACATCAAGAAGGCAAGCCCGCTGTTCGAAGGTTTCTGGGACGTGGGTGGCAGCTATCCGGTATGGATGAGCCATGGCGACCGCGTTACGCAACTTCCGGAAGGCTTCGAAGTAGCCGCGACCTCCGAAAATGCGCCTTTTGCTATCGCCGTCAACGAAGAGCGTCGCTATTACACCACCATGTTCCATCCGGAAGTGGTGCATACGCCTGACGGGGCAAAGCTTCTTTCCAACTTCGTGCACAAGATCGTCGGGCTGAAGTCCGATTGGACCATGTCCGCCTATCGCGCCGAAATGATCCGCAAGATCCGCGAACAGGTTGGCACTGAGCGTGTGATCTGCGGCCTCTCCGGCGGCGTGGATTCCTCGGTTGCAGCCGTCCTCATCCATGAGGCGATCGGTGACCAGTTGACCTGCATCTATGTCGACCACGGCTTGATGCGTATGGCCGAAAGCGAACAGGTCGTTGGCATGTTCCGCGATCACTATAACATTCCGCTGGTGCACGTCGACGCCTCCGACCTCTTCCTCACGGAATTGGCGGGCGTTTCCGATCCGGAAGTAAAGCGCAAGACCATCGGCCGCCTGTTCATTGAAGTCTTTGAGGCCGAAGCTGCAAAGATCGCTGCTGACGGCAAGGGGGCTCCGAGCTTCCTGGCACAGGGCACGCTTTACCCTGACGTTATCGAAAGCGTTTCCTTCTCCGGCGGTCCATCGGTGACGATCAAGAGCCACCACAATGTCGGCGGCTTGCCGGAACGCATGAACATGAAGCTGGTGGAGCCGCTTCGCGAGCTGTTCAAGGATGAGGTTCGTGCACTTGGCCGGGAACTCGGCCTGCCGGACAGCTTCATCGGCCGCCATCCCTTCCCTGGTCCGGGTCTGGCGATCCGCTGCCCCGGCGCCGTAACGCGCGAAAAGCTCGACATCCTGCGCAAGGCAGATGCCATCTACCTCGATGAAATCCGCAAGGCCGGTCTCTACGACACCATCTGGCAGGCTTTCGCCGTGCTGCTGCCGGTACAGACCGTGGGCGTCATGGGCGACTACCGTACCTATGATTTCGTCTGCGCCCTGCGCGCTGTCACGTCGGTGGACGGCATGACGGCAGATTTCTACCCTTACGACATGAACTTCCTTGGTCGCGCGGCAACCCGCATCATCAACGAAGTGAAGGGCATCAACCGCGTCGTCTACGACGTCACCTCGAAGCCGCCAGGTACCATCGAGTGGGAATAG
- a CDS encoding 5'-methylthioadenosine/S-adenosylhomocysteine nucleosidase — protein sequence MSYSLQHVAGKSVLFVMAAPAEYGPHLQARMSPLMIGVGPVEAAISVTAVLTGLDAADHLPDLVVSLGSAGSKTLEQTSVYQVASVSWRDMDASAFGFEKGRTPFLDLPAEIALPLRIPGIPEARLSTGGNVVSGAAYDLIDADMVEMETYAVLRACQRFGVPLIGLRGISDGKADVNHIDD from the coding sequence ATGAGCTACAGTCTCCAGCATGTCGCCGGCAAATCCGTTCTTTTCGTCATGGCTGCGCCTGCCGAATATGGCCCGCACCTGCAGGCCCGCATGTCGCCGCTGATGATCGGTGTGGGACCTGTCGAGGCTGCGATTTCGGTTACGGCCGTCCTGACTGGACTTGATGCCGCCGACCATCTGCCGGACCTCGTTGTATCCCTCGGTTCGGCCGGATCGAAGACGCTTGAGCAAACATCAGTCTATCAGGTTGCTTCGGTTTCGTGGCGCGACATGGACGCATCCGCTTTCGGTTTTGAAAAAGGAAGAACACCTTTTCTCGATCTGCCGGCGGAGATTGCCCTTCCCCTGCGCATACCCGGCATACCCGAGGCACGGCTCTCGACCGGTGGAAATGTCGTTTCAGGCGCAGCCTATGATCTCATCGATGCGGACATGGTGGAGATGGAAACCTATGCTGTGCTACGCGCCTGTCAGCGCTTCGGGGTTCCGTTGATCGGTCTGCGTGGCATTTCCGATGGCAAGGCAGACGTGAACCACATCGACGACTGA
- a CDS encoding PaaI family thioesterase, translating to MEITDPGDFRQRIEKSFARQGVVQAIDASIARIEHRLVEIELPFHEKLTQQHGILHAGVIAAGLDTACTYAAYTIIEPEASLLTIEFKVNLMSPGRGERFLFRGEIIKPGSNLIVADGRAYAISDGPAKLIASMTGTMMVMKGREDITG from the coding sequence ATGGAGATCACCGATCCGGGCGATTTTCGTCAGAGGATAGAAAAAAGCTTTGCACGGCAGGGCGTTGTGCAGGCCATCGATGCATCGATTGCTCGTATCGAGCATCGCCTGGTGGAAATAGAACTTCCCTTTCACGAAAAACTGACGCAGCAGCATGGTATATTGCACGCGGGCGTGATTGCTGCCGGTCTCGATACGGCCTGCACCTACGCCGCCTATACGATCATTGAACCTGAAGCCTCATTGCTGACTATCGAGTTCAAGGTCAACCTGATGTCGCCTGGACGTGGCGAGCGCTTTCTGTTCCGCGGCGAAATCATCAAACCGGGAAGCAATCTTATTGTCGCGGATGGACGCGCCTATGCAATTTCCGATGGCCCGGCCAAACTGATCGCCTCGATGACCGGAACCATGATGGTCATGAAGGGCCGCGAGGATATCACCGGATGA
- a CDS encoding tryptophan-rich sensory protein: MKNLSIYIVFVVVVVAIGALIGINNIPGDWYQSLQKPPFNPPNWIFGPVWTTLYVLIGIAGARMWILRPTGTRMRLWFTQMALNFLWSPIFFGMQSPIGALVIIVPMLICSIAFIVLNYSRDRISMWLFVPYAVWVSFATLLNLSITLLN; this comes from the coding sequence ATGAAGAACCTGTCCATCTATATTGTTTTCGTTGTTGTCGTCGTGGCCATCGGTGCGCTCATCGGCATCAACAACATCCCCGGCGATTGGTATCAGTCGCTGCAAAAACCGCCCTTCAATCCACCCAACTGGATTTTCGGACCTGTCTGGACAACGCTTTACGTGCTGATTGGCATTGCCGGTGCACGAATGTGGATCTTGCGACCGACGGGCACCCGCATGCGGCTTTGGTTCACGCAAATGGCGCTGAACTTTCTTTGGTCGCCGATCTTCTTTGGCATGCAGAGCCCGATTGGAGCGCTTGTCATCATCGTGCCGATGCTGATCTGCAGCATCGCCTTCATCGTCCTCAACTACAGCCGTGACCGCATTTCAATGTGGCTTTTCGTCCCCTATGCCGTTTGGGTGTCTTTCGCGACCTTGCTGAATTTGAGCATCACCCTGTTAAACTAA